A region of Thioalbus denitrificans DNA encodes the following proteins:
- a CDS encoding ABC transporter ATP-binding protein, producing the protein MDALIEVRNLVRHYRGVKAVDGVSFDLRRGSCFGLLGPNGAGKTTTVEMLEGINRPDSGSIHYKGEPLGRRFREEAGIMFQSTALQEFITVRETLQLFASLYPRTLPLEELVATCRLGEFLDRDARRLSGGQRQRLLLAIALVNDPEVVFLDEPTTGLDPQARRNLWDLMEAIRARGKTILLTTHYMEEAYILCDEIAIMDHGRIIAQGTPRQLLATHFNDVILQLPEADLGPAGAVLPEARLVRNGVVEIATADVSGTVRGLLEAGAALERLRIRDRTLEDLFLELTGRELRA; encoded by the coding sequence ATGGACGCCCTGATCGAAGTCAGAAATCTGGTACGGCACTACCGCGGCGTCAAGGCCGTGGACGGAGTGAGCTTCGACCTGCGCCGCGGCAGCTGCTTCGGCCTGCTCGGTCCCAACGGCGCCGGCAAGACCACCACCGTGGAGATGCTCGAGGGCATCAACCGGCCCGACTCAGGCAGCATCCACTACAAGGGCGAGCCCCTCGGGCGGCGCTTCCGCGAGGAAGCCGGCATCATGTTCCAGTCCACCGCCCTGCAGGAATTCATCACCGTGCGCGAGACCCTGCAGCTGTTCGCCAGTCTCTACCCGCGCACCCTGCCGCTGGAGGAGCTGGTGGCGACCTGCCGGCTGGGCGAGTTTCTCGACCGCGACGCCCGCCGGCTCTCCGGCGGACAGCGCCAGCGCCTGCTGCTGGCCATCGCCCTGGTCAACGACCCCGAGGTGGTCTTCCTGGACGAGCCCACCACCGGGCTCGATCCCCAGGCCCGGCGCAACCTGTGGGACCTGATGGAGGCCATCCGGGCGCGGGGCAAGACCATCCTGCTCACCACCCACTACATGGAGGAGGCCTATATCCTCTGCGACGAGATCGCCATCATGGATCACGGGCGGATCATCGCCCAGGGCACGCCCCGGCAGCTGCTGGCCACCCACTTCAACGATGTCATTCTGCAGCTGCCGGAGGCGGACCTGGGCCCGGCCGGAGCCGTGCTGCCGGAGGCGAGGCTGGTCCGCAACGGGGTGGTCGAGATCGCCACCGCCGACGTGAGCGGCACGGTCCGCGGCCTGCTCGAGGCGGGCGCGGCGCTGGAGCGGCTGCGCATCCGCGACCGCACCCTGGAGGACCTGTTCCTGGAGCTCACCGGCCGCGAGCTGCGCGCCTGA